A window of Sulfurimonas gotlandica GD1 contains these coding sequences:
- a CDS encoding PAS domain-containing protein, with protein METKFDMFYETEVPEDELIVSRADFSGIITYVNETFADISGYEPDELIGHPHNIIRHPDMPKSIFADLWDTLQRGDIWHGYVKNRRKDGGYYWVYARVSTVMKDGEPVEYKSVREPVSREKEIEVQNQYDKLRSQEEGITRVVLYVKNDKLDLAKKLEE; from the coding sequence ATGGAAACAAAATTTGATATGTTTTATGAGACAGAAGTACCAGAAGATGAACTTATAGTATCTCGTGCAGATTTTTCGGGAATAATAACTTACGTGAATGAGACTTTTGCGGATATTTCAGGATATGAGCCTGATGAGCTTATTGGTCATCCACACAACATCATACGACATCCAGATATGCCAAAGTCCATTTTTGCTGATTTGTGGGATACTCTTCAAAGAGGAGATATTTGGCATGGTTATGTGAAAAATCGTCGTAAAGATGGTGGCTATTACTGGGTATATGCTAGGGTTTCAACTGTTATGAAAGATGGAGAACCTGTAGAATATAAATCTGTTAGAGAACCTGTTTCAAGAGAAAAAGAGATAGAAGTGCAAAATCAATATGATAAGCTTCGCTCCCAAGAAGAAGGAATAACTAGAGTTGTTTTGTATGTTAAAAATGACAAACTTGATTTAGCTAAGAAACTTGAAGAATAG
- the maf gene encoding septum formation inhibitor Maf — protein sequence MIRLASGSVTRAQLLRAAGIEFIQEAIDFDEDSIIATSPKNFVYQATLGKYEVNLKEFGYEDYPLLVADTVVTAKGQILRKAKCADDARNILMTQSGNITSIVTCMIYHSKEKKIIDISQTDYIFDEFNFDDLDAYLASGEWRGKAGACMVEGFCKAYIKEVRGFESTAMGLNTEVLKAFI from the coding sequence ATGATAAGATTGGCATCAGGTTCTGTAACTCGTGCTCAACTTCTACGCGCGGCCGGAATAGAGTTTATTCAAGAAGCAATAGACTTCGATGAAGACTCTATCATAGCAACTTCTCCAAAAAACTTTGTATATCAAGCTACACTCGGAAAGTATGAGGTAAATCTAAAAGAGTTCGGATATGAAGATTATCCACTTTTAGTTGCCGATACTGTGGTAACTGCAAAAGGTCAAATCCTTAGAAAAGCAAAATGCGCTGATGATGCCAGAAATATTTTGATGACCCAAAGTGGAAATATAACTTCTATTGTTACATGTATGATCTACCATTCAAAAGAGAAAAAAATTATAGATATATCTCAAACTGACTATATATTTGATGAGTTCAATTTTGATGATTTAGATGCTTATTTGGCAAGTGGTGAGTGGAGAGGAAAAGCCGGAGCTTGCATGGTTGAGGGTTTTTGCAAAGCCTACATAAAAGAAGTTAGAGGCTTTGAGAGTACTGCAATGGGATTAAATACAGAAGTTTTAAAAGCTTTTATTTAG
- a CDS encoding DUF523 domain-containing protein — translation MRKKVIISACLLGHLCRYDGKTKKTNEIVEAFKAYEIIPFCPEAPIFGTPRQRISVVQIDGKNLIITDETNEDVTQKLEDEINSFIKKYPDAHNIILKSKSPSCGFGTTPILNEQREILNYSNGIAAQIFQNNYINTKIEDENSYL, via the coding sequence ATGCGTAAAAAAGTCATAATATCTGCATGTTTGCTTGGGCATCTATGCCGTTATGATGGTAAGACCAAAAAAACAAATGAAATCGTAGAAGCATTTAAGGCTTATGAAATCATTCCTTTTTGTCCTGAAGCACCTATCTTTGGTACTCCAAGACAAAGAATATCAGTAGTCCAAATTGATGGAAAAAATCTAATAATCACTGATGAAACAAACGAAGATGTAACTCAAAAATTAGAGGATGAAATCAACTCGTTTATAAAAAAATATCCAGATGCACATAATATAATTTTAAAGTCAAAAAGTCCAAGCTGCGGATTTGGAACTACACCTATTTTAAATGAACAAAGAGAGATATTAAATTACTCAAATGGAATTGCTGCTCAAATATTCCAAAATAACTACATAAACACCAAAATAGAAGATGAAAACTCTTACCTTTAA
- a CDS encoding diguanylate cyclase yields the protein MRLFFILFFTASVSLFANEKVALQLKWLHQFQFAGYYAAKEKGFYSELGLDVEIRERNRVKNNIQQVISGEAEYGISDSVLLLYKAKKEPVTIVTPIFQHSPGVILTLKSSGIDSPYKLKNKKLMFYKKDTDGFGILSMLENISVTPILDRVKDKEDYTSLISKTTDAYAGYLTNEPFYFREKGVDINIINPANYGLDLYGDMLFTNLQEAKNHPQRVEKFKQATIKGWYYALEHKEEIIKIIKEKYAKNKSIEHLRYEANAIEEVIQHKSIPIGTLDKGRIKYTLQIYKRHGLIKNDIPTNDYIFEPFNENSVLNDTQKNKLFTDEESDYLKNKKVITMCIDPDWMPFEKNENGKHIGMSADYIDVLKDEINIPIRMINTKTWGESLEVAKARKCDIFSLVMPTKERREWLEFTKPYLSIPLVIVTNLDEFFISDISKVIDKNIGIVKGYAYGEILREKYPTMNFVEVQNVKDGLEQVKEGNIFGLIGTLATTGYHIQKDYIGQLKIAGKFDEKWELGIGVRNDEPILKDIFDKAIAQISPDKKQEILNKWISVNYDRNVNYKPILQWLAVIMLIFSSILFIILRINKKLKLEIRTRKETERKLQEISITDELTHLYNRRYFNKKFPQLINSAKREKKHVSFAILDIDYFKLYNDTYGHISGDEALQKIAESMQSSLSRADDYCFRLGGEEFGILFKGLDKEQSLELIEQVRQNIENLKIEHANNTASQYVTSSFGLVVKDSAITNEEELYREADDLLYKAKDGGRNRVCVND from the coding sequence ATGAGACTATTTTTTATTTTATTTTTTACCGCTTCTGTCTCTCTTTTTGCCAATGAAAAAGTAGCCTTACAACTAAAATGGTTACACCAATTTCAATTTGCAGGTTACTATGCTGCAAAGGAAAAAGGTTTTTACAGCGAGCTTGGGCTTGATGTAGAGATACGAGAGAGAAATAGAGTAAAAAATAATATACAACAGGTTATAAGCGGTGAAGCAGAATATGGCATATCTGATTCTGTACTGCTTCTTTATAAGGCAAAAAAAGAACCTGTGACTATTGTAACACCTATTTTTCAACACTCTCCAGGTGTAATACTTACACTCAAAAGCAGTGGCATAGATTCTCCATATAAGCTTAAGAATAAAAAATTAATGTTCTACAAAAAAGACACAGATGGTTTTGGAATTTTGTCTATGCTTGAAAACATCAGTGTGACTCCTATTCTTGATAGAGTCAAGGACAAAGAAGACTATACTTCACTGATAAGTAAAACAACAGATGCCTATGCTGGCTATCTTACAAATGAACCTTTTTACTTTAGAGAAAAAGGGGTAGATATAAACATTATAAATCCTGCGAACTATGGTCTTGACTTATATGGCGACATGCTTTTTACAAATTTACAAGAGGCAAAAAATCATCCACAAAGAGTAGAAAAATTTAAACAAGCAACTATAAAAGGCTGGTATTACGCACTAGAGCATAAAGAAGAGATTATAAAAATCATTAAAGAAAAATATGCAAAAAACAAATCTATAGAGCACCTTAGATATGAGGCAAATGCTATAGAAGAAGTTATACAACATAAATCTATTCCTATCGGTACTCTGGATAAGGGAAGAATAAAATATACTCTTCAAATATATAAAAGACATGGATTGATTAAAAATGATATTCCTACAAATGATTATATCTTTGAACCGTTCAATGAAAATTCTGTTCTAAATGATACACAGAAGAACAAGCTTTTCACAGATGAAGAAAGCGATTATTTGAAAAATAAAAAAGTAATCACTATGTGTATTGACCCTGACTGGATGCCATTTGAAAAAAATGAAAATGGAAAACATATCGGGATGAGTGCTGATTATATTGATGTGTTAAAAGATGAAATTAACATACCTATAAGAATGATTAACACAAAAACATGGGGAGAATCTCTTGAGGTCGCTAAAGCAAGAAAGTGCGATATTTTTTCTCTGGTTATGCCAACTAAAGAGAGAAGAGAATGGCTGGAATTCACTAAACCATATTTGAGTATTCCATTGGTAATCGTAACAAATTTAGATGAGTTTTTTATAAGTGATATTAGCAAAGTTATTGATAAAAATATAGGAATTGTAAAAGGTTATGCTTATGGAGAGATTTTAAGAGAAAAATATCCTACCATGAATTTTGTCGAAGTACAAAATGTAAAGGATGGACTTGAGCAGGTAAAAGAAGGAAATATTTTTGGCCTTATAGGCACACTGGCTACTACCGGTTACCACATTCAAAAAGATTATATAGGTCAGTTGAAAATTGCAGGTAAGTTTGATGAAAAATGGGAATTAGGGATTGGAGTCAGAAATGATGAGCCAATATTAAAAGATATATTTGACAAAGCCATAGCTCAAATCTCACCCGATAAAAAACAAGAGATTTTAAATAAATGGATTTCTGTAAACTATGACAGAAATGTAAACTATAAACCTATTTTACAATGGCTAGCTGTGATTATGCTTATCTTTAGCTCTATCCTGTTTATAATTTTGAGAATAAATAAAAAACTAAAACTAGAAATAAGAACACGTAAAGAGACTGAGAGAAAACTCCAAGAGATTTCTATAACTGATGAGTTAACACATCTTTACAATAGAAGATATTTCAACAAAAAATTTCCACAGCTCATCAACAGTGCCAAACGTGAAAAAAAGCATGTATCTTTTGCTATTTTGGATATAGATTATTTCAAACTTTATAACGATACATATGGCCATATCAGTGGTGATGAAGCCCTTCAAAAGATAGCTGAGTCTATGCAATCATCTCTAAGCAGAGCAGACGATTACTGCTTTAGACTTGGGGGAGAAGAGTTTGGTATTTTGTTTAAAGGCTTGGATAAAGAACAATCTTTAGAGCTAATAGAACAGGTTAGACAAAACATAGAGAATCTAAAAATTGAACATGCAAACAACACTGCTAGCCAGTATGTAACATCTTCATTTGGTTTAGTAGTAAAAGATTCAGCTATAACGAACGAAGAAGAGCTTTACAGAGAAGCAGATGACTTACTCTACAAGGCTAAAGATGGTGGTAGAAACAGAGTTTGCGTAAACGACTAA
- a CDS encoding thioredoxin family protein — MKILIFTIFFISSLYSYELNWLHDYDKALSQAKKEHKDIYLFVGADECRFCDRFKQLTLSKNEVISRLKKEYILLYLSRDQHKIPKQFAIKGVPRHYFLTPQGKIIHDDRGSREPAGFYDMLDEVELKKEP; from the coding sequence ATGAAAATTCTAATATTTACTATATTTTTTATATCGTCTCTTTACAGCTACGAACTTAACTGGTTACACGACTATGATAAAGCACTATCTCAGGCAAAAAAGGAGCACAAAGATATTTACTTATTTGTTGGTGCAGATGAGTGCAGATTTTGCGATAGGTTTAAACAACTAACTCTCTCAAAAAATGAAGTCATCAGTAGGCTAAAAAAAGAGTATATACTTTTATACCTCTCAAGAGATCAACATAAAATCCCTAAACAGTTTGCTATTAAAGGTGTTCCAAGACATTACTTTCTTACTCCACAAGGTAAAATAATTCATGATGACAGAGGCAGCAGAGAACCCGCTGGCTTTTATGATATGCTTGATGAAGTTGAACTAAAAAAAGAGCCTTAA
- a CDS encoding sensor domain-containing diguanylate cyclase, whose amino-acid sequence MFLLLLYTSWQYIDFLKSKRDALAASKHKIQALSMHEKVSSMILQKQKSTVAMALSIASDRYLAENIKNRHIKRDYYKELIEKFRENTLYKNIWIQLLDKDINSLYRSWSPKRGDSLKNIRQDLVNVALTKKVAYSVSVGKFNLTIKAIVPLFIGEEFIGIIEVISHFNSISKQLKKSNIDSVVVLKKEFKKQLEYPFTKLFIDDYYVANFDAPHEARDYLKENGIEKYFNNSYKIENGQIIASYELKNKDENPVGYYIMFKKIDTISNMDLDFFMFKWLTLGIIVIMSIAIIVSTMLFFANRRQKKYFHNIINSATNIVLINNRKTLLDVNMIFFKYFDRYKTLEEFKKDNECICDFFVEEEGCIKADMDGVKWVDYLVENHSKVHKIKIDIFGKVYYFSVSASKVLKEKNYYSIVLTDITEQENYKKELEHLSVTDALTGIGNRRYFHQKIEEEIHRAKRYQHPLSLIMFDIDFFKHVNDKHGHSVGDEVLIEYTKLINSLLREGDVFCRIGGEEFIIILPHALRDEAQKIAEKLRAKIEFCQKVIPITMSFGVVEYIVGEEIEFIFKRVDDALYKAKESGRNIVVVG is encoded by the coding sequence GTGTTCTTGTTACTCTTATATACTAGTTGGCAGTATATAGATTTTTTAAAATCTAAAAGAGATGCTCTGGCTGCATCAAAGCACAAAATCCAAGCACTCTCTATGCATGAAAAAGTAAGTAGTATGATTTTACAAAAGCAAAAGTCTACTGTTGCTATGGCTTTGAGTATAGCAAGTGATCGGTATTTAGCAGAGAATATTAAAAATAGGCATATTAAAAGAGATTATTACAAAGAGCTTATTGAGAAATTTAGAGAAAATACACTATATAAAAATATATGGATACAACTTCTAGATAAAGATATCAACTCACTCTACAGAAGTTGGAGCCCAAAAAGAGGTGACAGTCTTAAAAATATTAGACAAGATTTAGTAAATGTTGCCTTAACTAAAAAGGTGGCTTACTCTGTAAGTGTCGGCAAGTTCAATTTAACCATCAAAGCTATAGTTCCACTTTTTATAGGTGAAGAATTTATAGGTATTATTGAGGTAATTTCACACTTTAACTCTATCTCAAAGCAGTTAAAAAAATCAAATATAGACTCTGTAGTAGTACTCAAAAAAGAGTTTAAAAAACAGCTTGAGTATCCATTTACAAAACTATTTATTGATGACTACTACGTAGCAAACTTTGACGCACCACATGAAGCTCGTGATTACTTAAAAGAAAATGGAATTGAGAAGTATTTCAATAATTCATATAAGATAGAAAACGGCCAAATAATAGCTTCTTATGAGCTGAAAAACAAAGATGAAAACCCTGTTGGTTACTACATTATGTTTAAGAAAATAGATACTATCTCAAATATGGATTTAGACTTTTTTATGTTTAAGTGGCTTACACTTGGCATTATCGTTATAATGAGTATAGCTATAATCGTAAGTACAATGCTCTTTTTTGCAAACAGAAGACAGAAAAAATACTTTCACAATATTATAAACTCTGCTACAAATATTGTACTTATAAATAATAGAAAAACACTCTTAGATGTAAATATGATATTTTTTAAATATTTTGACAGATATAAGACTCTTGAAGAGTTCAAGAAAGATAATGAGTGCATCTGTGACTTTTTTGTAGAAGAAGAAGGATGTATCAAGGCAGATATGGATGGCGTTAAATGGGTTGATTATCTTGTAGAAAACCACTCTAAAGTTCACAAAATAAAAATAGATATTTTTGGTAAGGTCTATTATTTTTCTGTAAGTGCTTCTAAGGTTTTAAAAGAGAAAAATTACTATAGCATCGTACTAACCGATATCACTGAACAAGAAAATTATAAAAAAGAGCTCGAGCATCTGAGTGTTACAGATGCCCTCACTGGCATCGGAAATCGCAGATATTTTCATCAAAAGATAGAAGAAGAGATACATCGCGCCAAGAGATATCAGCATCCACTCTCTTTAATCATGTTTGACATTGACTTTTTTAAGCATGTTAATGACAAGCACGGACACAGTGTTGGTGATGAAGTTCTTATAGAGTACACTAAACTAATAAATTCCCTTCTTCGTGAAGGAGATGTGTTTTGTAGAATTGGTGGTGAAGAGTTTATAATCATACTTCCACACGCTTTAAGAGATGAGGCACAAAAAATTGCTGAAAAATTAAGAGCTAAGATAGAGTTTTGTCAAAAAGTTATTCCGATTACTATGAGTTTTGGCGTTGTTGAATACATAGTTGGTGAGGAAATAGAGTTTATCTTTAAAAGAGTAGATGACGCACTTTATAAAGCTAAAGAGAGCGGAAGAAATATAGTTGTTGTTGGGTAG
- a CDS encoding aldehyde dehydrogenase family protein, with amino-acid sequence MDANIFFGSTELTSSSYSERKSPYSGQVVSRACVCSQEDAIKALNIADKAAKEAKKSTLSQRCNWLLDVASKLKENREDMAQTITDEVGKPIAFARIEVDRCIETVTLSAETMRTMHGETINTDAMVSGKKTTAFFTREPAGVVVAITPFNFPLNLVAHKLAPALVAGNAVVLKPTPEAPLTAYKFAKLFIDSEYAIKDALSVVYGDAEVGSALISSDIPRVISFTGSVPVGNIITKIAGIKKVSLELGGNAATYIDASADLNLAAARCAFGAFVNSGQVCISLQRIYVNTDIYDEFALRMAEETKKLVVGSPYDDDTFLGPLIDDESASRAMRWVESAMTEGAKPLLPLQRDGRMFNPCVMADVRDDMSIVCEEVFAPIVSLIKVDNFDDALPRMNNSPYGLQFSVFTNDLRITQRAISELEAGGIVINDIPTLRFDIQPYGGIKLSGVGREGPKFAIEEMTEVKSVIIC; translated from the coding sequence ATGGATGCAAATATATTTTTTGGCTCAACAGAGCTTACAAGTAGCAGTTATAGTGAAAGAAAAAGTCCTTACAGTGGACAAGTTGTTTCTCGTGCTTGTGTATGTTCTCAAGAAGATGCAATAAAAGCACTGAATATAGCTGATAAAGCTGCAAAAGAAGCGAAAAAATCAACTCTTTCTCAGAGATGTAACTGGCTTTTAGATGTTGCAAGTAAGTTAAAAGAAAATAGAGAAGATATGGCTCAAACTATTACAGATGAAGTAGGGAAGCCTATAGCTTTTGCTCGCATCGAGGTTGACAGATGTATAGAGACTGTAACACTTTCTGCAGAAACTATGCGTACTATGCATGGTGAGACTATAAACACGGATGCTATGGTTAGCGGTAAAAAGACGACAGCATTTTTTACTCGTGAACCGGCCGGTGTTGTTGTCGCGATAACTCCTTTTAACTTTCCGCTAAACCTTGTCGCTCATAAACTTGCACCAGCTCTTGTTGCAGGTAATGCGGTAGTTTTGAAACCTACTCCAGAAGCACCTTTAACTGCATATAAATTTGCAAAACTATTCATAGATAGTGAGTATGCAATAAAAGATGCTCTAAGTGTTGTTTACGGAGATGCTGAGGTAGGAAGTGCTTTAATATCCAGTGATATACCTAGGGTAATCAGTTTTACAGGTTCTGTTCCTGTTGGGAACATCATTACGAAAATTGCTGGAATAAAAAAAGTATCGCTAGAGCTTGGCGGAAATGCAGCAACCTATATAGATGCAAGTGCTGATTTAAACCTTGCAGCCGCTCGTTGTGCCTTTGGTGCTTTTGTAAATTCCGGTCAGGTTTGTATATCTCTTCAGCGCATATATGTAAATACTGATATCTATGATGAGTTTGCTCTTAGAATGGCAGAAGAAACAAAAAAACTCGTTGTCGGTTCACCTTATGATGATGATACATTTTTAGGCCCACTTATAGATGATGAATCTGCTTCTCGTGCAATGCGCTGGGTTGAAAGTGCCATGACAGAAGGTGCAAAACCTCTTCTTCCTTTGCAGCGTGATGGAAGAATGTTTAATCCTTGTGTAATGGCTGATGTAAGAGATGATATGTCTATAGTTTGTGAAGAGGTTTTTGCCCCTATTGTTTCTTTGATAAAAGTTGATAATTTTGATGATGCTCTTCCTCGTATGAACAACTCACCTTATGGTCTTCAGTTCTCTGTCTTTACAAATGATTTACGCATAACTCAGCGTGCAATTTCTGAGTTGGAAGCTGGTGGGATAGTTATAAATGACATACCTACACTTAGATTTGATATTCAGCCTTATGGCGGTATAAAACTTAGTGGAGTAGGGCGTGAAGGACCTAAGTTTGCAATAGAAGAGATGACAGAAGTAAAAAGCGTTATCATCTGCTAA
- a CDS encoding DUF3108 domain-containing protein produces MKKTILLILISLTLSASSIKMDYVGELSLFGKIADAEITYANNGQEYNITIIGTGSGIVGALTNHKKYVMQSIGQVKDGVLIPQKYINSEYAQDFKKIKTYTFDYAKNKTYVSEYKKERVETSTFNLIRVCYDTSYEDVETNKKEVLDTIFGDDMISMFFNKKNNLLSMKKNELKRMTALGSKDTQEGVIVKHIKHEEDKYIYTVSVEKDYLSGGSNDATFILDADNILQESRIDGILFFGNARVRRVK; encoded by the coding sequence ATGAAAAAAACAATATTATTGATACTGATTTCTTTAACTCTGTCGGCTAGTAGCATAAAGATGGACTATGTGGGTGAGTTGTCCCTGTTTGGCAAGATTGCAGATGCTGAAATTACTTATGCAAATAATGGGCAGGAATATAATATTACCATTATTGGTACTGGTTCAGGTATAGTCGGTGCACTCACAAATCATAAGAAGTATGTTATGCAGAGTATCGGTCAAGTAAAGGATGGCGTGCTTATTCCTCAAAAATATATTAACTCTGAGTATGCTCAGGATTTTAAAAAGATAAAAACATATACGTTTGACTATGCTAAAAATAAAACCTATGTGAGTGAGTATAAGAAAGAGAGAGTGGAAACATCTACATTCAATCTTATTCGTGTGTGCTATGATACCAGTTATGAAGATGTTGAAACTAACAAAAAAGAAGTTTTGGATACTATCTTTGGTGATGATATGATAAGTATGTTTTTCAACAAAAAAAACAATCTCTTATCAATGAAAAAAAATGAACTAAAACGTATGACTGCTCTTGGAAGCAAGGACACTCAGGAGGGTGTAATTGTAAAACACATCAAGCACGAAGAAGACAAGTATATCTATACGGTAAGTGTAGAAAAAGATTATCTTAGTGGCGGCTCAAACGATGCTACATTTATTTTAGATGCAGACAACATTCTCCAAGAGAGT
- the alaS gene encoding alanine--tRNA ligase yields the protein MDIREEYLKFFESKNHDRIASAPLVPDDASLLFNNAGMVPFKSIFTGEIPRPANPRATSCQTCLRAGGKHNDLENVGHTARHHTFFEMLGNFSFGNYFKEEAIDYAWEFITEVIKLPVDKLWVTVHESDDEAELLWQKHVSKDRILRLGDDDNFWQMGDTGPCGPCSEIFYDQGAENFSGEEDYLGGDGDRFLEIWNLVFMQYEKSADGTMTELPKPSIDTGMGLERVVAIKEGALSNYGSSLFMPIIVDVQKLIGKEYEYVSGASYRVIADHIRTTVFLLAQGINFSNEGRGYVLRRILRRAVRHGYLLGFREAFMYKLVDTVVEIMGGEYDYLTVKATAVKEQIELEEARFFKTIESGIALFEEEVLSTKETFSGEVAFKLYDTFGFPLDLTEDMLKGKNLKLDSAKFEELMLEQRTRAKAAWKGSGDADTHGDFKELLEKFGENTFVGYEFMAHSCKVQALLDENFKSVSSLSPDTKGWVLLDITPFYAESGGQTGDCGELEGFAKVEDTRKFFGLNLSQISVIDELKIGTVVDAKVDISRNEITKHHSATHLLHAILYDVLGDHISQAGSLVESDRLRFDFSHPKALTQTELVEIETRVNNDVLRAIPANTQVMGIEDAKNSGAKAQFGEKYGDEVRVVSFDRASVEFCGGVHVDNTANIGSFIITKESGVSAGVRRIEAVCGQAAYKYFCEQRSLVKEVEAEVKNLDVLAGISRLKSNIAELKTELKEAQESSKVEITANEINGVAVVVEELASGDIKEKIDELKNQNEKLCAMLFQVKGDKVLIAAGIKNADAKAGDWIKEIAPILGGGGGGRPDFAQAGGKDKTKLPEAKVEALKFITEVLS from the coding sequence ATGGATATTAGAGAAGAGTACTTAAAATTTTTTGAGTCAAAAAACCATGACAGAATAGCATCGGCACCGTTGGTTCCAGATGATGCTTCGCTTCTTTTCAACAACGCTGGTATGGTGCCTTTTAAGTCAATATTTACAGGTGAAATCCCGAGACCTGCCAACCCAAGAGCTACTTCATGTCAGACATGTTTAAGAGCCGGCGGAAAGCATAACGATTTAGAGAATGTTGGGCACACTGCAAGACACCATACATTTTTTGAGATGCTGGGTAACTTTAGTTTTGGTAATTACTTTAAAGAAGAAGCTATAGATTATGCATGGGAATTTATTACTGAGGTAATTAAACTTCCTGTTGACAAGCTTTGGGTTACAGTCCATGAGAGTGATGATGAAGCTGAACTTCTTTGGCAAAAACATGTAAGTAAGGACAGAATCCTTCGTCTTGGAGATGATGATAACTTCTGGCAGATGGGTGATACTGGGCCATGTGGACCGTGTAGTGAAATCTTTTATGATCAAGGTGCTGAGAATTTCTCAGGCGAAGAAGATTATCTTGGTGGCGATGGTGACAGATTTTTAGAGATTTGGAATCTCGTTTTCATGCAGTATGAAAAAAGTGCTGATGGAACAATGACAGAACTTCCAAAACCTTCTATTGACACAGGTATGGGGCTTGAACGTGTTGTAGCTATTAAAGAAGGTGCTCTTAGTAACTATGGTTCATCTCTTTTTATGCCAATCATTGTTGATGTACAAAAACTAATTGGCAAAGAATATGAGTATGTATCTGGTGCTTCATACCGTGTAATTGCTGATCATATCAGAACTACAGTTTTTCTTTTAGCTCAAGGTATCAACTTCTCAAATGAGGGTCGTGGTTATGTACTTCGTCGTATTCTTCGCCGTGCAGTAAGACATGGTTACCTTCTTGGATTTAGAGAAGCATTTATGTACAAGCTTGTTGACACAGTTGTAGAAATTATGGGTGGTGAATATGACTACTTAACGGTTAAAGCTACTGCTGTTAAAGAGCAAATAGAACTTGAAGAGGCTAGATTTTTTAAGACTATTGAGTCTGGAATCGCTCTATTTGAAGAAGAAGTTTTAAGCACTAAAGAGACTTTTTCAGGAGAAGTAGCCTTTAAACTTTATGATACTTTTGGTTTCCCACTTGATCTTACAGAAGATATGTTAAAAGGTAAAAACCTTAAACTTGACTCTGCTAAATTTGAAGAGTTGATGTTAGAGCAAAGAACTCGTGCAAAAGCTGCTTGGAAGGGTAGTGGAGATGCAGATACTCATGGTGACTTTAAAGAACTTTTAGAGAAGTTTGGTGAAAACACTTTTGTTGGTTATGAGTTTATGGCTCACTCATGTAAAGTACAAGCACTTCTTGATGAAAATTTTAAAAGTGTGAGCTCACTATCACCTGACACAAAAGGCTGGGTTCTTTTAGATATCACTCCTTTTTATGCTGAGAGCGGTGGGCAGACAGGAGATTGTGGAGAGCTAGAAGGTTTTGCAAAAGTAGAAGATACAAGAAAATTCTTTGGTCTTAACCTTTCTCAAATCTCTGTGATTGACGAGTTGAAAATTGGTACAGTTGTAGATGCTAAGGTAGATATTTCAAGAAATGAAATTACTAAACATCACTCAGCCACTCACCTTTTACACGCAATTTTATATGATGTTTTAGGAGATCATATCTCTCAGGCAGGATCACTTGTTGAATCTGATAGACTTAGATTTGACTTCTCTCATCCAAAAGCCTTGACTCAGACTGAGTTAGTAGAAATTGAGACAAGAGTCAACAATGATGTTCTAAGAGCAATACCTGCAAATACTCAAGTTATGGGTATTGAAGATGCTAAAAATAGTGGTGCTAAAGCTCAGTTTGGTGAGAAGTACGGTGATGAAGTTCGTGTTGTTAGTTTTGACAGAGCATCTGTAGAGTTTTGTGGTGGAGTCCATGTTGACAATACTGCAAATATTGGCTCATTCATCATCACAAAAGAGAGTGGTGTAAGTGCCGGTGTTAGAAGAATCGAAGCAGTTTGTGGTCAAGCTGCATACAAATACTTTTGTGAGCAAAGAAGCTTAGTAAAAGAAGTAGAAGCTGAAGTTAAAAACCTTGATGTTTTAGCAGGTATATCAAGACTAAAATCAAATATAGCAGAGTTAAAAACAGAGCTTAAAGAGGCTCAAGAGAGTTCAAAAGTAGAAATAACTGCTAATGAGATAAATGGTGTAGCCGTTGTAGTTGAAGAGCTTGCATCTGGCGATATAAAAGAAAAAATTGATGAACTTAAAAACCAAAATGAGAAACTTTGTGCAATGCTTTTTCAAGTAAAAGGCGATAAGGTTCTTATAGCTGCAGGTATTAAAAATGCAGATGCTAAAGCTGGTGATTGGATTAAAGAAATTGCTCCTATTTTAGGCGGCGGTGGCGGCGGTCGTCCAGATTTTGCACAAGCTGGCGGAAAAGATAAGACTAAATTACCTGAAGCGAAAGTTGAAGCTCTAAAATTTATTACAGAGGTTCTTTCTTAG